The nucleotide sequence GCCGCATCCAGGCCGCAGACCGGGATGAAGTTGCGAGCAGGCTGCAGGATCAGGGGCTGAAGATAGCACGGATCGAAGAGGAAGAATCAGCGCTGGCCTTTTCCATGCCGGCCGTGTCTGCTTCCGCAGGCAGTCAGAAACTGTCGTCCCGCGACTATGATGTGATTTCCGATCACCTGTCTGACCTGACCCGTGCGCGGCTCCCTTTATCAACCGGTCTGGAAGCGGTTTCCTATGAAATCGAGAGTCCGCGTCTGCGGTCTGCGGTACAGAATCTGGCTTCACAACTGGATGCCGGCAATGACCTGGAAACGGTGCTCGCGGATTCCCGGGCCCCGCGCGAACTGTGTGCCCTGGTGCATGCCGGCACACGCTCCGGGAAGATGAGCGAGATCCTGGCGGACTATGTCGCACATACCCGACAAATCTCAGAGATGAAAAACCAGTTGCTGATGGCGCTCAGCTATCCTTTGATCCTGATGGCATTTGCCATGCTGATGTTTCTGAGCATCATGCTCTGGATCCTGCCTGCCTTTGAATCGATTTATCGGGAATTTGGAATCGAGTTGCCTGGGATGACTCTCCGGCTGTTTGAGCTATCCCTGTTCCTGCGGACGCAATGGTGGTGGTATCTGCCTACGGGACTGCTGCTGGCAGGCTGTTATCTGCTGTTGATGAAAACAGAGCGCGGTCAGATCTGGTCACAGAAAATAATCTATCGTCTGCCTTTGATTGGCGGACTGCTCAGCGGTCTATCGGTTTCGCGATTCTCCCATCTGCTGGCGTTGCTGGTTGACAACCAGGTCCCGTTCCTTGAAGCGCTCAAGATGACCGGGGAAAGTTCCAGTAATTATGAAATCCGCAATGCCTGCCGTCGGTTTTCCGAATCGGTATCGTCCGGACAGGCGGAGATTGCTTCCCTGGAGTCATTGAAAATATTCCCGGCCACGTTCCTGCAGACACTGGCCAGTCAGTCAGGCACCACATCCCATCAGGGACCCCGCTATTCTGTCGAAATTCTGAATGCACTGTCGGACATGTTGAACAGTCAGACGCGGGTCCGCATTACTTTCTTCTCGTCTGTTGTTGAACCAATGGTGATCATTTTCTGTGGCATTCTGATGGGCTTTCTGTTCATCGCCATGCTGGCCCCTTTAATTCAATTATTGAACTTGCTGTACTGAATCAGCCAGAGTCCTGATATCACTTATTTCAAATCTTTTACGTTGAGAACCGCTGGCGAGTTAAGAGACTCATGGATAAGAAATCCCGTTTTGAAAATCTGAATCGAATTTATGGCAACGTAAGGCGTTCGTCATCACTCGGTTCGATTCTATCCTTCGGGCGTGTTTCTTATTCTCAACAGGTGGCATTACTGCGGATTCTGGCGATCGCCGCGGACAAGCAGCTTCCGTTAATCGACGTCCTGGAAACGTTCGGGAAGGACATTCGAGGCCATTGGCGTCATCAGATCATGAGGCTGGTGGACTTGCTGCGCAGTGGCGTTCCCCTGGCAGAAGCGCTTGAGAAAATCCCGTATGTCATTCCTGCCAATGCGTATTTTCTGGTCAAAGCGGGAGCCGAGTCAGGAACACTGCCTTCGGCACTTTCCCTGGCGGCAGAAGTGTGTGCCGAGCAACGCAGTGAACGGGATTACCTGCGCCCCGGCATCGGAATTTATCTGCTTACCGTTTTTCTCATCATGGCAAATGTCTTCATGTTTATCTGTTACTGGATCATTCCCAAGATGAAAAAAATTTTCTATGACTTCAATATGGAACTGCCGGATCTGACAGTGACGATCATTCATACTTCGGATCTGGTTGTTAATTACTTTCTGTGGATTCTTCCAGGA is from Gimesia maris and encodes:
- a CDS encoding type II secretion system F family protein; this encodes MIWYRYQGINSQGKHVSGRIQAADRDEVASRLQDQGLKIARIEEEESALAFSMPAVSASAGSQKLSSRDYDVISDHLSDLTRARLPLSTGLEAVSYEIESPRLRSAVQNLASQLDAGNDLETVLADSRAPRELCALVHAGTRSGKMSEILADYVAHTRQISEMKNQLLMALSYPLILMAFAMLMFLSIMLWILPAFESIYREFGIELPGMTLRLFELSLFLRTQWWWYLPTGLLLAGCYLLLMKTERGQIWSQKIIYRLPLIGGLLSGLSVSRFSHLLALLVDNQVPFLEALKMTGESSSNYEIRNACRRFSESVSSGQAEIASLESLKIFPATFLQTLASQSGTTSHQGPRYSVEILNALSDMLNSQTRVRITFFSSVVEPMVIIFCGILMGFLFIAMLAPLIQLLNLLY
- a CDS encoding type II secretion system F family protein codes for the protein MDKKSRFENLNRIYGNVRRSSSLGSILSFGRVSYSQQVALLRILAIAADKQLPLIDVLETFGKDIRGHWRHQIMRLVDLLRSGVPLAEALEKIPYVIPANAYFLVKAGAESGTLPSALSLAAEVCAEQRSERDYLRPGIGIYLLTVFLIMANVFMFICYWIIPKMKKIFYDFNMELPDLTVTIIHTSDLVVNYFLWILPGFLFLLIMYLRFRHTGYLENGWRPRFISGRYYPRLIAPDVLRFLHITTESGRPLLGAFETLSHTTKNPYLSARFNAILEDVHKGNDCWTSLHDYSLLTPSEVRLLQSAQRAGNLSWALKAIAKGIERRINYRLALIREYLEPAFILSVGCLVGIFVIGLFLPLVTIMHALS